The following are encoded together in the Candidatus Edwardsbacteria bacterium genome:
- a CDS encoding site-specific DNA-methyltransferase: MHQSEKSIPLKTNIIKGSLSEVIPSSNNVEFIVLPYYRSLEAIPQKGRLYSDLNSFLSLTDGDAIIAILTSPVFATDFCSQLNHNIHLKLWLTVKLENPRTRKNYLTEQHAALLILTRYKESLKHTKTRIGYTYCPCCDKTTKDYGGKKHLYHEFGTLMSDVWHDITVDFEQYPKEVEIRLADLFGLPKYKRLNIYDQRVYYKPTNKKHTYRKFSQTENDYAHNSILLNGDCIEQLKKIPDNSIDFCFADPPYNLKKKYEGWDDGIDVQKYFEWCDQWLNELARVLKPGRTLAVLNIPQWCIRHFKHLYTILDYQDWIVWEGLSMPVRMIMPAHYSILCFSKGKPRVLPALERKINSFLEYKASYAIKENYCIRPNCTTKRRHLKIKDSEFVANIWYDIHRLKHNSRRVDHPCQLPPMFMYRLISLYTNEGESILDPFNGAGTTTLAAQQLKRKYVGIELSEYYHNITTQRHIELTKGLDPFRKVNDDKPKVKNSPVERLKKQKYTVSKKVLQLEIKNISKQLGHIPTKDEVKQLSKYPFEYFENYFISWGEVTAAARTTGMNEKRVDGNVTYQAIKSQLRLFEEQKKKYRKTK; the protein is encoded by the coding sequence ATGCACCAAAGCGAAAAATCCATACCACTGAAAACAAATATTATAAAAGGTAGTTTATCGGAAGTAATACCTTCATCTAATAATGTTGAGTTTATTGTTCTACCCTATTATAGATCTCTTGAAGCAATACCACAAAAAGGTAGGCTTTATTCAGATTTGAATTCATTTCTTAGTTTAACGGACGGAGACGCAATTATTGCAATACTGACGTCACCCGTTTTTGCAACTGACTTTTGTTCGCAGTTAAATCACAACATACATTTAAAACTTTGGCTTACTGTTAAACTGGAAAACCCGAGAACACGTAAAAACTACTTAACAGAACAACACGCCGCATTACTCATCTTAACACGTTATAAGGAAAGCTTAAAGCATACCAAAACAAGAATTGGCTACACATATTGTCCTTGTTGTGACAAGACAACAAAAGATTACGGGGGTAAAAAACACTTATATCATGAATTTGGGACATTGATGTCCGATGTTTGGCATGACATTACGGTTGACTTCGAACAATACCCAAAAGAAGTTGAAATCCGTTTAGCAGATTTATTTGGATTGCCAAAATACAAACGTCTAAACATTTATGACCAAAGAGTATATTATAAGCCGACAAATAAAAAACATACATATCGTAAGTTCTCACAAACCGAAAATGATTATGCGCACAATTCAATTCTTTTAAATGGAGATTGCATTGAACAACTCAAAAAAATACCTGACAATAGTATAGATTTTTGTTTTGCAGACCCGCCGTACAACTTGAAAAAAAAATATGAAGGTTGGGACGATGGAATCGATGTTCAGAAATATTTTGAATGGTGCGACCAGTGGCTAAACGAATTAGCAAGAGTTTTAAAGCCCGGGAGAACTCTTGCCGTATTAAATATACCGCAATGGTGTATTAGGCATTTCAAACATCTATATACAATATTAGATTATCAGGATTGGATAGTATGGGAAGGTTTATCAATGCCCGTAAGAATGATTATGCCTGCGCATTATTCAATTCTTTGTTTTAGTAAGGGTAAGCCCAGGGTTTTGCCAGCACTTGAAAGAAAAATTAATTCGTTTTTAGAATATAAAGCAAGTTATGCCATAAAAGAAAATTATTGCATACGTCCTAACTGCACGACTAAGCGCAGGCATTTAAAAATTAAGGATAGCGAATTTGTTGCAAATATTTGGTATGATATCCATCGCTTAAAGCACAACAGTCGCAGGGTTGATCATCCTTGCCAACTACCACCAATGTTTATGTACCGCTTAATTTCTCTATACACAAACGAGGGGGAATCAATTTTAGATCCATTCAACGGTGCAGGGACAACTACATTAGCAGCACAACAGCTAAAGAGAAAATATGTTGGTATAGAACTGTCGGAGTATTATCATAATATCACAACACAACGACATATTGAACTTACCAAAGGTCTCGACCCATTTAGAAAAGTAAACGACGACAAGCCAAAAGTTAAAAACAGCCCTGTTGAACGACTTAAAAAACAGAAGTATACAGTAAGCAAGAAAGTTTTGCAGCTTGAAATTAAAAACATTTCAAAGCAGCTTGGGCATATTCCGACAAAAGACGAGGTTAAACAACTAAGCAAATACCCGTTTGAATATTTCGAAAATTACTTCATCAGCTGGGGCGAAGTAACCGCAGCAGCAAGGACAACAGGTATGAATGAGAAAAGGGTAGATGGAAACGTAACATATCAGGCTATAAAATCACAACTTAGATTATTTGAAGAACAAAAGAAAAAATATAGAAAAACTAAGTAG
- the purQ gene encoding phosphoribosylformylglycinamidine synthase subunit PurQ, which yields MKFAVITFPGSNCDYDCYRAVKDHLKCPVEYIWHREHSLNNCDCVILPGGFSYGDYLRTGAIARFSPIMQEVMDFAEQGGPVIGICNGFQILLESGLLPGAMLVNRSLQFICQTVHLKVENNKLPFTNKLTKDQLIRVPIAHKEGNYYADEKTVRELEDGGRVVFRYSDAQGRVDDSANPNGSVNNIAGITNKKGNVMGMMPHPERAMEQLLGSSDGVLIFDSIQNFLGAK from the coding sequence ATGAAATTTGCGGTGATAACCTTTCCCGGCTCCAACTGCGATTACGACTGCTACCGGGCGGTGAAGGACCATCTTAAATGCCCGGTGGAGTATATCTGGCATCGGGAACACTCGCTGAATAACTGCGACTGCGTGATATTGCCCGGCGGTTTTTCCTACGGTGATTATCTCCGGACCGGAGCCATCGCCCGATTCTCGCCCATCATGCAGGAAGTGATGGACTTTGCCGAACAGGGCGGCCCGGTGATCGGCATCTGCAACGGCTTTCAGATCCTGCTGGAGAGCGGCCTGCTTCCGGGGGCCATGCTGGTCAACCGCAGCCTGCAGTTCATCTGCCAAACGGTCCACCTGAAGGTGGAGAACAACAAACTTCCGTTTACCAATAAATTGACCAAGGACCAACTGATCAGGGTCCCCATCGCCCACAAGGAGGGCAACTATTACGCCGATGAGAAGACCGTCCGGGAGCTGGAGGACGGTGGTCGGGTGGTCTTCCGCTACAGCGACGCCCAGGGCCGGGTTGACGACAGCGCCAATCCCAACGGCTCGGTGAACAATATCGCCGGGATCACCAACAAAAAGGGGAACGTTATGGGCATGATGCCCCACCCGGAGCGGGCCATGGAGCAGCTGCTGGGATCGTCCGACGGCGTCCTGATATTCGACTCCATCCAGAACTTCCTGGGAGCAAAATGA
- the purL gene encoding phosphoribosylformylglycinamidine synthase subunit PurL, whose amino-acid sequence MTKNQEPIVDIKQAQSFGLNQEEFDSIQRIMGRMPTYTELGIFSVLWSEHCSYKNSKLLLKLFPTRAPQVLQGPGENAGIVDIGDGLGIAMKVESHNHPSAIEPYQGAATGIGGILRDIFTMGARPIALMDPLYFGSLDDAHVRHLFSGVVSGIADYGNCVGIPTVGGSVVFDESYTTNPLVNVMCLGLVENKKIMRGFASGLGNLVIAVGATTGRDGIHGATFASEELSEASSAKRPSVQIGDPFTKKLLLEATLELIESGLAVGIQDMGAAGLTSSSIEMASRAGTGLEMDMSQVPLREKGMTPYEIMLSESQERMVVVAPKENYGQIKAIFDKWELHCSSIGVVTNDGHVRIKWGDEVYADIPVKALVDEAPVYERESKKPGYIDKLKQFIQNDIKEPKDHDRSLIQVLSAPTIASKRWVYQQYDHQVRTNTAVLPGSDAAVLRIRGTNKAIGITTDCNGRYCYLNPFNGGAIAVAEAARNLACSGARPLGLTDCLNFGNPYKPEVFYQMKQAVEGLAEACRVLEVPVISGNVSLYNESLTHGVYPTPLIGMVGLIEDLSHITTQWFKQAGDIVFLAGDIKSQPDIGGSEYLKAVHGQVNGDAPAIDLAAEKKLHDFVRDAIKAGLVRSAHDCSEGGLAVALAECCFAPPLDPLLIKEGTGLTADLSGLPGRGDFKLFAETQTRVILSSRVVDVERLGALAKKQGVDIMKLGTVGGDRLVIQDLIDIPVAEARKTWEEAIPNKMK is encoded by the coding sequence ATGACAAAAAATCAGGAACCCATCGTAGATATAAAACAGGCCCAGAGTTTCGGGCTCAACCAGGAGGAGTTCGACAGCATCCAACGGATAATGGGGCGGATGCCTACCTATACCGAACTGGGCATCTTCTCGGTGCTGTGGTCGGAGCACTGCTCCTACAAGAACTCCAAACTGCTGTTGAAGCTGTTTCCCACCCGGGCGCCCCAGGTGTTGCAGGGGCCGGGCGAGAATGCCGGGATAGTGGACATTGGCGACGGACTGGGGATCGCTATGAAGGTGGAGAGCCACAACCACCCCTCGGCCATCGAGCCCTACCAGGGAGCAGCCACCGGCATCGGGGGAATTTTGCGTGACATTTTCACCATGGGGGCCAGGCCCATCGCCCTAATGGACCCGCTGTACTTCGGATCGCTGGACGACGCCCATGTGCGGCACCTGTTCTCCGGGGTGGTCTCCGGCATCGCCGATTACGGCAACTGCGTGGGTATTCCCACCGTGGGCGGCTCGGTGGTGTTCGATGAATCGTATACCACCAACCCGTTAGTCAACGTGATGTGCCTGGGCCTGGTGGAGAATAAGAAGATCATGCGGGGCTTCGCCTCCGGCCTGGGCAACCTGGTGATAGCAGTGGGCGCCACCACCGGCCGGGACGGCATCCATGGGGCCACCTTTGCCTCGGAGGAGCTGTCCGAAGCATCATCTGCCAAGCGGCCCTCTGTCCAGATAGGGGACCCCTTCACCAAGAAATTGCTGCTGGAGGCCACCTTGGAGCTGATCGAATCCGGCCTGGCGGTAGGCATCCAGGACATGGGTGCGGCCGGGCTGACCAGCTCATCCATCGAGATGGCCTCCCGGGCCGGTACCGGCCTGGAGATGGACATGTCTCAAGTGCCGCTCCGGGAGAAGGGGATGACCCCCTATGAGATCATGCTTTCGGAGTCACAGGAGAGAATGGTAGTGGTGGCACCAAAGGAAAATTACGGCCAGATCAAAGCGATATTTGATAAATGGGAACTCCATTGTTCGTCAATAGGGGTGGTCACAAATGACGGCCACGTCAGAATAAAATGGGGCGATGAGGTCTACGCCGATATCCCGGTAAAGGCTCTGGTTGATGAAGCTCCGGTATACGAAAGAGAAAGCAAGAAGCCAGGTTATATTGATAAGCTAAAGCAATTCATCCAAAATGATATAAAAGAACCAAAAGATCATGATAGATCATTAATTCAAGTACTATCGGCCCCCACCATTGCCAGCAAACGCTGGGTTTATCAGCAGTATGACCATCAGGTGCGGACCAACACCGCCGTTCTGCCGGGCTCGGATGCCGCAGTCCTACGGATCCGCGGCACCAATAAGGCAATTGGAATCACCACCGACTGCAATGGCCGTTACTGCTATCTGAATCCCTTTAACGGCGGGGCAATCGCGGTGGCCGAGGCCGCCCGTAACCTGGCCTGCTCAGGGGCCAGGCCGCTGGGCCTGACCGACTGCCTGAACTTCGGCAATCCCTACAAGCCCGAGGTCTTCTACCAGATGAAGCAGGCGGTGGAGGGGCTGGCCGAGGCCTGCAGGGTGCTGGAGGTTCCGGTGATATCCGGCAACGTCAGCCTGTATAATGAAAGTTTGACCCACGGCGTCTATCCCACGCCGTTAATAGGCATGGTGGGGCTGATCGAAGATCTGTCGCACATCACCACCCAGTGGTTCAAGCAGGCGGGAGACATCGTATTTTTGGCCGGAGATATAAAATCCCAACCGGATATCGGGGGCTCGGAGTATCTTAAAGCCGTGCACGGCCAGGTGAACGGCGATGCTCCGGCCATAGATCTGGCGGCAGAAAAGAAACTGCACGATTTTGTCCGGGATGCCATCAAGGCCGGACTGGTCCGCTCGGCCCACGACTGCTCCGAGGGAGGGCTGGCGGTGGCCTTGGCCGAATGCTGCTTTGCACCACCCCTTGATCCCCTCCTTATCAAGGAGGGGACGGGGTTGACTGCCGATCTGTCCGGCCTGCCGGGAAGGGGAGATTTCAAGCTGTTTGCCGAGACCCAGACCCGGGTCATTCTGTCAAGCAGGGTGGTTGATGTTGAGAGGTTGGGAGCGTTGGCCAAGAAGCAAGGCGTGGACATTATGAAGCTTGGCACGGTGGGCGGAGATAGGCTGGTGATACAGGATCTGATCGATATTCCGGTGGCCGAGGCCAGAAAGACCTGGGAAGAGGCCATACCAAATAAGATGAAATAA
- the purS gene encoding phosphoribosylformylglycinamidine synthase subunit PurS — translation MLTAEIHVTLKELVLDPQGTTLKRSMETMGYQGIEDVRMGKFIQVRFNSDDRKEVEEKVKEMCQKILSNPVIEQYSYSLTEGK, via the coding sequence TTGCTGACCGCTGAAATCCACGTCACTCTGAAAGAGCTGGTGCTGGATCCCCAGGGCACCACCCTCAAACGCTCCATGGAGACCATGGGCTACCAAGGCATCGAAGATGTCCGGATGGGCAAGTTCATCCAGGTCAGGTTCAACAGCGACGACCGGAAGGAAGTCGAGGAGAAGGTCAAGGAGATGTGCCAAAAGATCCTGTCCAATCCGGTCATCGAACAGTACAGCTATTCCCTGACGGAGGGCAAATGA
- a CDS encoding restriction endonuclease, with translation HRKRKEMSRKIEDLEANALKFWPERISEMERNTSIIPKLIETQDKFISLLNIADAEPFAWKKVLSNSKKLSANLFLKHLMVLSDIGGEKLMRFKTELPKVFDNDTMEFVWNAESYFYKFQTLSGNKTWNNVYLKVDGIGLSTLEPLTTVIEDIVNLILFGGAAIANNIPNDIEEKCNIGTLIGQKKELDTFVRQRYIWVSRITGGATANSLGNLAQKYVVDFLQERLPRWDFSKKQIDKISQNKRTLLSYDIVAKSPKGHICAIEASFQVTTNSTIERKAGQAQARQKQLARYGHKIAYIIDGAGNFERSSALKTICQFSDCIVTFKDSELERLSKFLISLDK, from the coding sequence TACATAGAAAACGTAAAGAAATGTCAAGAAAAATTGAAGATTTAGAAGCAAATGCGTTAAAATTTTGGCCAGAGAGAATTTCTGAAATGGAACGCAATACCAGTATTATACCTAAACTAATCGAAACACAGGACAAGTTTATAAGTTTACTTAATATTGCTGATGCTGAACCGTTCGCTTGGAAAAAAGTTTTATCTAACTCAAAGAAACTTTCGGCAAACCTCTTTCTAAAGCACTTGATGGTGCTTTCAGACATTGGCGGTGAAAAACTGATGCGTTTTAAAACCGAACTTCCAAAAGTGTTTGACAACGATACGATGGAATTTGTTTGGAATGCAGAAAGTTACTTTTACAAATTTCAAACTCTTTCAGGTAATAAAACTTGGAACAATGTTTACCTGAAAGTTGATGGCATTGGGCTTTCAACACTTGAACCATTAACAACAGTAATTGAGGACATTGTAAACCTCATTTTATTTGGGGGCGCGGCCATTGCTAACAATATTCCAAATGATATTGAAGAAAAATGTAATATCGGTACTTTAATCGGGCAAAAAAAAGAATTAGATACTTTTGTTAGACAACGATACATTTGGGTTAGTCGAATTACAGGCGGTGCTACCGCTAATTCATTAGGCAATCTTGCTCAAAAATATGTTGTCGACTTCTTACAGGAACGGCTCCCACGGTGGGATTTCAGCAAAAAACAAATTGACAAGATCAGTCAAAACAAACGAACACTTCTTTCGTACGACATTGTTGCAAAATCACCGAAAGGACATATTTGTGCAATTGAAGCAAGTTTCCAGGTTACAACCAATAGCACCATAGAGCGCAAAGCAGGCCAGGCCCAGGCACGGCAAAAACAACTTGCCAGATACGGTCATAAAATTGCTTACATCATTGACGGAGCAGGAAACTTTGAAAGAAGCTCGGCACTAAAAACTATTTGCCAATTCAGCGACTGTATTGTTACTTTCAAAGATAGTGAACTTGAAAGGCTTTCAAAATTCTTAATTAGTTTAGATAAATAA
- a CDS encoding HD-GYP domain-containing protein — protein sequence MLSKLYKQPDVNAITNLLTRLDQILAGDPDKMIRQLRRLAKVVDRLVPYHDGHIIRVTFYSLAIGMRMGLPQEDLLTLEVAALLHDFGKLGVDESTLDKEETLSREELTEIHHHAERGYHIISGFSKLCAVADIIRDHHEKYDGSGYPNKKTGLDISRLARIIAVADAYDAMTADRPYRKGLPREQAEAELLAYSGTQFDPEVVDYFVNHVQDKKPDIKISLLRKTFKISRRKPRNGPKAQSKKAAANGGSPKLQPSNAKK from the coding sequence ATGCTGAGCAAGCTGTACAAACAACCGGACGTCAACGCCATAACCAATCTGCTGACCAGGCTGGATCAGATACTGGCCGGCGATCCCGATAAGATGATCCGCCAGCTGCGCCGGCTGGCCAAGGTGGTGGACCGCCTGGTGCCCTACCATGACGGGCACATCATCCGGGTGACCTTCTACTCCCTGGCCATCGGAATGCGGATGGGCCTGCCCCAGGAGGACCTGCTGACCCTGGAGGTAGCGGCCCTGCTGCACGATTTCGGCAAGCTGGGGGTGGACGAATCCACCCTGGACAAGGAGGAGACCCTGAGCCGCGAGGAGCTGACCGAGATCCATCACCATGCCGAACGGGGCTACCATATCATCTCCGGCTTCTCCAAGCTGTGCGCGGTGGCCGATATCATCCGGGACCACCACGAGAAGTACGACGGCAGCGGATATCCCAATAAAAAGACCGGCCTCGATATCAGCCGGCTGGCCCGGATCATCGCGGTGGCCGACGCTTACGACGCCATGACCGCCGACCGGCCCTACCGCAAGGGATTGCCCCGGGAGCAGGCCGAGGCCGAACTGCTGGCCTATTCCGGCACCCAGTTCGATCCCGAGGTGGTGGACTACTTCGTCAACCATGTCCAGGACAAGAAGCCGGACATCAAGATATCCCTGTTACGTAAAACTTTCAAGATATCCCGGCGGAAACCCCGGAACGGACCCAAGGCCCAATCAAAGAAAGCCGCTGCCAACGGAGGCTCTCCCAAACTGCAACCCTCAAACGCGAAAAAATAA
- the pssA gene encoding CDP-diacylglycerol--serine O-phosphatidyltransferase has translation MPPKLKTPSFLPSVFTSGNLFCGVLAILEAFNGNYYRGAWLIILAGFFDSIDGMVARLTHHYSRFGAELDSLSDMVSFVLAPMILIYPLALKSIGLWGSLTAFAFVVAGAIRLARFNANIKSLTEKEIFHGLPTPAAGGMVASFLLFSNAVAYDLSLIRFIPLVIILLSFLMVSDIGYPPIPKMAARSLKSYLIYAGFMLAILGIIKNPNLSLFPILTGYILFGLMRRIYKSSHMEKLKNKRRLKIADR, from the coding sequence ATGCCACCAAAACTAAAAACCCCATCATTCCTGCCCAGTGTCTTCACCAGCGGAAACCTGTTCTGCGGGGTGCTGGCGATACTGGAGGCCTTCAACGGCAACTATTACCGCGGCGCCTGGCTGATCATCCTGGCCGGCTTCTTCGATTCCATAGACGGGATGGTGGCCCGGCTGACCCACCATTACAGCCGCTTCGGGGCCGAGCTGGACTCGCTGTCCGATATGGTCTCCTTCGTGCTGGCCCCGATGATCCTGATCTACCCGCTGGCCCTGAAATCAATCGGGCTGTGGGGCAGCCTGACCGCCTTTGCCTTCGTGGTGGCCGGGGCCATCCGGCTGGCCCGGTTCAACGCCAACATCAAGAGCCTGACCGAAAAGGAGATCTTCCATGGATTGCCCACCCCGGCGGCCGGGGGGATGGTGGCCAGCTTCCTGCTTTTCAGCAACGCCGTGGCCTACGACCTGTCGCTGATCCGCTTCATCCCGCTGGTGATCATCCTGCTTTCCTTCCTGATGGTCAGCGACATCGGATACCCGCCCATACCCAAGATGGCCGCCCGTAGCCTCAAATCATATCTGATATACGCAGGATTTATGCTGGCCATTCTGGGCATCATCAAGAACCCCAACCTGTCGCTTTTCCCCATCCTGACCGGATACATCCTGTTCGGCCTGATGCGGCGAATCTATAAATCAAGCCACATGGAAAAATTGAAGAACAAAAGGAGACTAAAAATTGCTGACCGCTGA